The Mycolicibacterium parafortuitum nucleotide sequence CCCTCGACGGCGTGGTGTGCCGACCGTTCGCCGACATGACCGGCATCGACAACCTGGACTTCAACGAGGTGTTCTTCACCGACGTGCGGGTGCCCGCCGAGAACTTGGTCGGCCCGCTCAACGGCGGATGGGGCGTGGCGAACGGCTCCCTGGGCCACGAGCGGACGATGATGTGGTTGGGCTTCGCCGACCGAATCGCCAACTGCATAGCCGATTTCCGGCCCAAGGATGCCCTGCAGCGCGACGCGCTGGCGAGCAGCATCATGGACTACGAGGCGCTGCGGTTGCTCGGATCGGTCGGTATCGCGAAGGCGGCGCGCGGCGAGGTCGACGTGGCGTCGGTGTCGATCCCGAAACTGCTCGGCGCCGAAGCCGAACAGCGCATCGAAGGCCTTGCGCTGGAGGCGGCCGGACCCGATGGGTTGGTGCACCCCGCGACATCCGGTCCGTACGAGCACATGAACCTCGACCACTACTTCGCGAGCTGGTTCGAGCGCTACTGCCGCAGCTTTGGCGGCACCATCGCCGGCGGAACCTCGGAGATCCAGCGCAACATCATCGCCCAGCAGGTGCTCGGCCTGCCCCGGCGGTGACGGACGGTTGCGGCCGGTGATGGCATGGCGATGAAGGTTCAGCCCGCGGCGTTCCTGCGCACGACGTTGCCGATCGACCTGGGGCAGCTCGCCGAGCTCGACGCCGGGCGCTACCATTCGATCTGGCTGCCCGATCACATGGTGAGCTTCTGGCCGGACTCGATCTGGTCGCCGGAGTTCACCGACCTGGCCGTCGCGTCGCCGTCGCCGCACCGTCATCTCGATGCGATGGCAGTGGCCGCGGCCGCCGCGGTGCTGACCGCGAACGTGCCGCTGGCAACCAGCGTCGTCGACACCGTGCGGCGCCATCCGGCGTCGCTGGCGCAGAGCGCGCTGA carries:
- a CDS encoding acyl-CoA dehydrogenase family protein, which codes for MQLAFDSDVEEFRAEFSAFLDEHTPSAAQTLERPRSVSHMPQWARDWQRLLFDNGWLLPAQPPEFGGRNANVLQTFVHAEELCRRRIYHSFNPQGVNIIAASLLTFGTDEQKHQWAVPVLRGERTASLGMSEPSAGSDLASLRTKAVRDGDHFVVNGQKVWTSGAHDADFLLTFVRTDPDAPKHKGISVLLIPTALDGVVCRPFADMTGIDNLDFNEVFFTDVRVPAENLVGPLNGGWGVANGSLGHERTMMWLGFADRIANCIADFRPKDALQRDALASSIMDYEALRLLGSVGIAKAARGEVDVASVSIPKLLGAEAEQRIEGLALEAAGPDGLVHPATSGPYEHMNLDHYFASWFERYCRSFGGTIAGGTSEIQRNIIAQQVLGLPRR